A region of Anolis sagrei isolate rAnoSag1 chromosome 2, rAnoSag1.mat, whole genome shotgun sequence DNA encodes the following proteins:
- the LOC132769098 gene encoding NACHT, LRR and PYD domains-containing protein 3-like, whose product METGTGMLQDLLLDALEDLGEEELKRFKFKLHTTTAPGDKNIPLGRLEKADRENLVGLLVEFYEDKAAVLVVSVFEDMGLKYNASKLSKAIGKRLEGYKKKYAETVMEEYQLTEDQNSLFGESIPLKERYIELLIIQKHRPQKHREHELSATGRLHMELLESNRSEYSSTDIESLFEPDSSGRTSRTVVLQGPAGIGKTMTVQKIMLDWSSGELYPDVFDYVFCFHCRELRFREEPHSLADLLVEQCQDMYAPVKKILAHPEKLLFIIDGFDELRCFQEPGGDHCCDDPYSKVSVEIVLSSLLWKTLLPKSYLLITTRPGAAERLRECLKFPRFAEILGFSEKGRREYFLKFFEDERKAHIALRFIENTIAVSTICFIPMVCWIICSVIKVELETEDEIADTLDTTTKVFMQFSHVLLKHDPKTRMISALKEFRKLCSLASDGILEQKILFEEQDIKKHDLDASSLKDLFLDRRTFHKGIGRHTLYSFLHLCFQEFFAAMWYILQEESTEELDNNKLDLKRLLVECEKPGNEHLTFTVHFIFGLSSRNVCSFLEQMLGCKTSSDLVKPLLLQRAEEVAAENPPRKGHHLLKFFHCLFEIQEAEFARRVMKHFQTINLSFNTLSVLDCRVLAFCLQHSEITDHSIELTYCRLTSHHMKALASGIKNCSTLEFGSNRLGNSGVKVLCAILKETGCNVTTLDLDENFLTDACIQELCDVLSTSHTLKTLSLQENSFTEVSVPFIQRLLENCTSLNFIRLSSNSFGEKGRKRLKQLEKKLNRLERRFLLWM is encoded by the exons ATGGAGACTGGAACAGGGATGCTTCAGGACTTGCTTCTAGATGCCTTAGAAGACCTTGGCGAAGAAGAATTAAAAAGATTTAAATTCAAGCTCCATACCACAACAGCTCCTGGGGATAAGAACATTCCTCTTGGACGACTGGAAAAAGCAGATCGGGAAAATCTGGTTGGACTTCTGGTTGAGTTTTATGAAGACAAGGCTGCTGTCCTGGTGGTGTCTGTTTTTGAAGACATGGGTCTCAAGTATAATGCTTCCAAGCTCAGCAAGG CAATCGGGAAGCGACTGGAAG GTTATAAAAAGAAATATGCTGAGACTGTCATGGAAGAATATCAACTGACAGAAGACCAAAACAGTCTGTTTGGTGAGAGCATCCCTTTGAAGGAACGCTATATAGAACTGCTTATCATCCAGAAGCATCGGCCTCAAAAGCATAGGGAACATGAACTGTCTGCCACTGGCAGATTGCACATGGAGTTGTTGGAGAGCAACAGGTCTGAGTATTCGTCAACTGACATTGAAAGCCTCTTTGAACCAGATAGTTCTGGAAGAACATCAAGAACTGTTGTGCTGCAAGGACCTGCAGGGATTGGTAAAACAATGACGGTGCAGAAGATCATGCTGGACTGGTCTTCTGGGGAGCTctatccagatgtttttgactatGTGTTCTGCTTCCATTGTAGGGAATTGAGGTTCAGGGAAGAGCCTCACAGCCTGGCTGACCTTCTTGTAGAGCAGTGCCAGGACATGTATGCCCCAGTGAAAAAAATCTTAGCTCACCCAGAGAAGCTACTATTTATTATTGATGGCTTTGATGAGCTTCGTTGCTTTCAGGAACCTGGAGGAGACCATTGCTGTGACGACCCTTATTCAAAGGTGTCTGTGGAAATTGTTCTGAGCAGCTTGCTGTGGAAAACCCTCCTGCCAAAATCCTACCTATTGATCACCACAAGGCCTGGTGCTGCAGAAAGATTGCGGGAGTGCTTGAAGTTTCCCAGGTTTGCTGAGATCCTGGGATTCTCAGAAAAGGGTCGCCGCGAatactttttaaagttttttgaAGATGAGCGGAAAGCACACATAGCTCTGAGATTCATTGAAAATACCATTGCAGTGTCCACCATCTGCTTCATCCCAATGGTGTGTTGGATCATATGTTCTGTAATTAAAGTTGAACTGGAAACTGAGGATGAGATTGCAGACACCTTGGACACCACGACAAAGGTCTTTATGCAGTTTTCTCATGTTCTCCTTAAGCATGATCCCAAAACACGGATGATCTCTGCTCTGAAGGAGTTCAGAAAACTCTGTTCCCTAGCAAGTGATGGCATCCTGGAGCAGAAAATCCTTTTTGAGGAGCAAGATATCAAGAAACATGATCTGGATGCTTCTTCTCTGAAAGACCTATTTCTAGATAGAAGAACATTCCACAAAGGGATTGGACGGCACACCCTCTACAGTTTCCTGCACCTTTGCTTTCAGGAATTTTTTGCAGCGATGTGGTATATTCTGCAAGAGGAGTCAACAGAAGAGCTAGACAACAATAAGCTGGACCTGAAGAGACTTCTAGTTGAGTGTGAGAAGCCAGGCAATGAGCATTTAACGTTCACCGTGCACTTTATCTTTGGCTTAAGCAGCAGAAACGTGTGCTCCTTCCTGGAGCAGATGCTGGGGTGCAAGACTTCATCAGACCTTGTAAAGCCTCTCTTACTGCAGAGAGCAGAAGAAGTGGCAGCTGAAAATCCTCCACGAAAAGGCCATCACCTACTGAAGTTTTTCCACTGTCTGTTTGAGATCCAGGAAGCTGAATTTGCAAGGCGTGTGATGAAGCATTTCCAGACAATTAACCTCTCTTTCAATACACTCTCAGTGTTGGATTGCCGGGTCCTGGCTTTCTGCTTGCAGCACAGTGAAATTACGGACCACTCCATTGAATTAACCTATTGCAGGTTGACTTCTCATCACATGAAGGCTTTGGCCTCAGGAATAAAGAACTGCTCCACATTAGA ATTTGGAAGCAACAGACTTGGAAACTCGGGAgtgaaagttctgtgtgccattctAAAGGAAACAGGCTGTAATGTGACTACTTTAGA TCTTGATGAGAATTTCCTCACAGACGCTTGCATCCAAGAACTTTGTGATGTGCTGAGCACAAGCCACACGCTCAAAACTCTAAGTCTCCAAGAAAACTCCTTCACAGAAGTATCTGTGCCTTTCATACAACGCCTCTTAGAGAATTGCACCAGCCTTAATTTTATACG tTTGAGCAGTAATAGTTTTGGTGAAAAAGGCAGAAAACGCCTGAAACAgctagaaaaaaagttaaatcgcTTAGAACGTCGTTTTTTGTTGTGGATGTGA
- the LOC132769097 gene encoding epidermal differentiation-specific protein-like — protein MNKIIVYEHEDFNGLRKEFISDAPDLRSVDFGKCISSLKVIGQPWLAFRDPNYQGPPATFEEGEYKHIPLNNQISSLRLVTEDLENPQITLYQNKKYEGESKIITEATNLTYGYFNNKASSHIVQRGAWLLYENADRNGWFCIAREGTKNPDYGPIFNFHDKCSYVYPLKAGRPVITTKILWDHKKVESEGEVVIDEFSGINATDYEQTFTTSNSRVYEAATSHSFKFLVPDLHIDEKFNITIDPSTTITVEKGKPESTFTVDKVEVTVPVKIPPHSELNVQVMRKLVTASAPVEVSITRNGKRKTEIGEYRSVSGRSISTKYAVKPIEMKKQT, from the coding sequence ATGAATAAAATAATTGTTTATGAACACGAAGACTTCAATGGACTTCGTAAAGAATTCATTTCAGATGCTCCTGACCTACGAAgtgtggattttggaaaatgtatttcatCCCTGAAGGTGATTGGGCAACCTTGGCTGGCCTTCCGTGATCCCAACTACCAAGGGCCACCTGCTACATTTGAGGAAGGGGAGTACAAGCACATCCCCTTAAATAATCAAATTTCTTCTCTCCGGCTAGTGACTGAAGATTTGGAAAATCCTCAGATCACACTCTATCAGAATAAAAAATATGAAGGGGAGAGCAAAATTATAACAGAGGCAACCAACCTGACTTACGGATATTTCAATAACAAGGCATCTTCCCATATTGTCCAGAGAGGGGCCTGGCTACTCTATGAAAATGCTGATCGAAATGGCTGGTTCTGTATAGCTCGGGAAGGGACAAAAAATCCTGATTATGGTCCAATATTCAATTTCCATGATAAGTGTTCCTACGTGTATCCTCTTAAAGCCGGACGGCCTGTTATCACCACCAAGATCTTGTGGGATCACAAGAAGGTAGAAAGCGAGGGTGAAGTGGTGATTGATGAATTTAGTGGCATTAATGCCACAGATTATGAGCAAACATTCACCACCAGCAACAGCAGGGTCTATGAAGCAGCCACGAGCCACAGTTTTAAATTTTTGGTGCCCGACTTGCACATAGATGAGAAGTTCAACATAACCATAGATCCAAGCACAACCATCACTGTAGAGAAAGGAAAACCAGAGTCTACTTTCACTGTAGACAAAGTTGAGGTTACAGTGCCGGTCAAGATCCCACCACATTCAGAACTGAATGTCCAGGTGATGAGGAAGCTAGTCACCGCCTCCGCTCCTGTGGAAGTGAGCATTACCAGGaatgggaagagaaagacagagatTGGAGAGTATCGAAGTGTGTCAGGACGTAGCATCAGTACCAAGTATGCTGTTAAGCCAATTGAGATGAAAAAACAAACATAG